From one Chlamydiifrater phoenicopteri genomic stretch:
- a CDS encoding MarC family protein, with translation MTIQLLSFSLVLCLIADSFLNMAHLQAIFQSFSLKRSLLLLSRDLLISLPIIFILFFVGKGALSALRTPDCAILASAGALITLNGLKASFNKSKEIPEISKNRSLLFPVATPLIIGPAWFAGCFVLIISNPQPREYSYILGLSWIFLFFSTLTLFALTRKDKVLQASRAIIGLFVSIIGVQIFIRGLQLALLAH, from the coding sequence ATGACTATCCAACTTTTATCTTTTTCTCTCGTGCTCTGCTTGATAGCCGATAGTTTTTTAAATATGGCGCATTTGCAAGCCATATTTCAATCCTTTTCATTAAAAAGATCTTTACTACTACTTTCCAGAGATCTGCTGATCTCTTTACCTATAATATTCATTCTCTTCTTTGTAGGGAAAGGAGCTCTTTCAGCCCTAAGAACTCCAGATTGTGCTATTTTAGCTTCAGCTGGAGCTCTGATAACTTTAAATGGCCTGAAGGCCTCTTTTAACAAATCTAAAGAAATTCCAGAAATTTCTAAAAACCGATCCTTGCTTTTTCCTGTGGCTACTCCTCTAATCATTGGCCCCGCCTGGTTTGCTGGTTGCTTTGTTCTGATCATAAGTAATCCCCAACCGAGAGAATACAGTTACATTCTAGGGCTTTCTTGGATATTTCTCTTCTTTAGCACGCTAACTTTATTCGCTCTGACACGAAAAGATAAAGTCCTACAAGCATCTAGGGCCATTATAGGTTTATTTGTATCCA
- a CDS encoding nucleoside monophosphate kinase: MNFISFGMFNQEIIDVIKPYSELFSTILLFGPPGVGKDLLGNFLSQSGSQCYVSMGDVFRCYSPESPIRRMFHRYAVSGALIPDEIVINVWQYYVQGLIATGKYLPERQDLLLSGVPRTLGQCQLLESFTRVRHVIVLEAFDESELLARTQKLAHTRGLIGEVGLDVLKRRLESYYKDIEELIAFYPKHKVSRIQAEQKPFEVLRDVLSRLSHVLSDPCAA, translated from the coding sequence ATGAATTTTATAAGTTTTGGTATGTTTAATCAAGAAATTATTGATGTAATAAAACCTTATTCAGAACTTTTTTCTACAATACTTCTTTTTGGCCCTCCTGGGGTTGGAAAAGATTTGTTAGGAAATTTTTTATCTCAATCGGGCAGTCAATGCTATGTGTCTATGGGGGATGTATTTCGTTGCTATTCCCCCGAGTCTCCTATACGCAGAATGTTTCACCGTTATGCTGTGAGTGGTGCTTTAATTCCGGATGAGATTGTAATAAATGTATGGCAATACTATGTTCAGGGGCTGATTGCCACAGGAAAGTACTTACCTGAGAGGCAGGATCTGCTACTTTCAGGAGTTCCCAGGACTTTAGGACAATGCCAGCTTTTAGAATCGTTTACAAGGGTGCGTCACGTAATCGTGTTGGAGGCCTTTGATGAATCAGAATTATTAGCTAGAACACAAAAATTAGCGCATACAAGAGGGTTAATTGGAGAGGTTGGACTGGATGTGCTGAAGCGTAGGCTGGAGTCATATTACAAGGACATAGAGGAGCTTATAGCATTTTATCCCAAGCATAAAGTTTCTAGAATACAGGCGGAGCAAAAACCTTTTGAAGTTTTAAGGGATGTCCTATCTAGGCTTTCTCACGTTCTATCAGATCCTTGTGCGGCGTAG